Proteins co-encoded in one Brassica oleracea var. oleracea cultivar TO1000 chromosome C4, BOL, whole genome shotgun sequence genomic window:
- the LOC106336695 gene encoding GTPase LSG1-1, whose amino-acid sequence MGKNEKTSLGRSLVKHHNHAIQETKDKGKHYKSQNKKVLESVTEVSDIDAIIEQAEEAERLYAIHHESATPLPINMDAGSSSSGVTAKEWKEQRMREEALHASSLQVPRRPPWTPKMNVEQLDANEKQAFLSWRRKLVSLEENEKLVLTPFEKNLDIWRQLWRVLERSDLIVMVVDARDPLFYRCPDLEAYAREIDEHKETMLLVNKADLLPPYVREKWADYFTRNNILFVFWSAKAATATLEGKPLKEKWTTSPETSHNTDDPSVKVYGRDELLDRLKLEAQEIAKRRKASAYSHRERVVVGFVGYPNVGKSSTINALVGQKRTGVTSTPGKTKHFQTLIISEELMLCDCPGLVFPSFSSSRYEMIACGVLPIDRMTEHREAVKVVAERVPRDVIEGVYNISLPKPKSYESRFRPPLASELLRTYCLSRGYVAASGLPDETRAARQILKDYIEGKLPHFAMPPEDDENETGETGDGGSVSEVSEEARGLGLDQVLEDLSSFDLANGLGSSKKKQVDSHKQHKKQPLRKN is encoded by the exons ATGGGGAAGAACGAGAAGACATCTCTAGGCCGATCCCTAGTGAAGCACCACAACCACGCGATCCAGGAAACCAAGGATAAAGGGAAACACTACAAGTCCCAAAACAAGAAGGTTCTCGAATCCGTCACGGAGGTCAGCGACATCGACGCCATCATCGAGCAAGCCGAGGAAGCTGAGCGTCTTTACGCTATTCATCACGAATCCGCAACGCCTCTCCCCATCAATAT GGACGCAGGTTCGAGCTCGAGTGGTGTAACGGCTAAAGAGTGGAAAGAGCAGCGGATGAGAGAGGAGGCTTTACATGCTAGTAGTCTTCAAGTTCCTAGAAG ACCTCCTTGGACGCCTAAAATGAATGTGGAACAACTTGATGCTAATGAAAAACAAGCTTTTCTCTCTTGGCGCCGCAAACTTGTCAG CCTCGAGGAAAATGAAAAGCTTGTGCTGACACCATTCGAGAAGAACCTTGACATATGGAGACAACTTTGGCGAGTTCTTGAACGAAGTGATTTG ATTGTTATGGTTGTTGATGCTAGAGATCCTCTGTTTTACCGTTGCCCTGATCTTGAG GCATATGCACGAGAAATTGATGAGCATAAAGAAACAATGCTTCTTGTAAACAAGGCGGATCTCTTACCTCCTTACGTCAG GGAGAAGTGGGCGGACTACTTCACCCGCAACAACATTTTATTCGTCTTCTGGTCAGCCAAAGCTGCTACTGCTACCTTAGAAGGCAAACCCTTAAAAGAAAAGTGGACGACATCACCTGAAACCTCACACAACACAGATGATCCTTCCGTTAAAGTATACGGAAGAGACGAGCTTCTGGATCGGTTAAAACTCGAGGCTCAGGAGATAGCGAAAAGGAGGAAAGCTTCTGCGTATTCGCACCGAGAACGTGTTGTGGTCGGCTTCGTTGGGTACCCTAACGTGGGGAAGAGTTCAACGATCAATGCACTGGTGGGTCAGAAGCGGACAGGCGTCACATCCACCCCAGGGAAGACAAAGCACTTCCAGACATTGATCATCTCCGAGGAGCTGATGCTCTGCGATTGCCCCGGTCTGGTCTTCCCTTCGTTCTCGAGTTCGAGATACGAAATGATCGCTTGCGGAGTGCTTCCGATAGACAGGATGACGGAGCACCGCGAAGCTGTTAAGGTTGTGGCTGAACGTGTTCCTCGAGATGTTATCGAGGGAGTGTACAACATCTCTTTGCCTAAACCCAAAAGCTATGAGTCTCGGTTCCGTCCACCTCTTGCCTCGGAGCTTCTTAGAACTTACTGCCTGTCTCGTGGGTACGTTGCCGCTAGTGGACTGCCTGATGAGACGAGAGCTGCTAGGCAGATTTTGAAAGACTACATTGAAGGTAAGCTTCCACATTTTGCAATGCCTCCCGAAGATGATGAAAACGAGACGGGCGAAACTGGAGATGGTGGTTCAGTGTCTGAGGTTAGTGAAGAAGCTCGTGGGCTTGGGCTTGATCAAGTTTTAGAGGATTTGAGCTCGTTTGATCTTGCAAATGGGCTTGGGTCTTCCAAGAAGAAACAAGTAGACTCGCATAAACAGCACAAGAAGCAGCCACTGAGGAAAAACTAA